A single genomic interval of Eschrichtius robustus isolate mEscRob2 chromosome Y unlocalized genomic scaffold, mEscRob2.pri SUPER_Y_unloc_1, whole genome shotgun sequence harbors:
- the LOC137757664 gene encoding testis-specific Y-encoded protein 3-like yields MGTSGLGVACSSFLPPGHACLVAKGPAHAFQASSPQRLQGTIQSAAKRDCGRWCCVLCRPRAELPTATPSPLPQLRARSAWAGELAGIMQVFWLPVEDIMEEMEVVMEEEEQEQQEEQMLEEPGPSPKSAPSPLEALEAVQLELEPLNRECSRACARLNLRTLGRRKTYLEHRSTIIQSIPGFWVKVFVNHPQMSATMGDLDKDMLSYMTNLKVEKLRYPSDCCKIVLFFRNNRYFQNEVVVKEYLINVTGYMAAHSTRIQWHRHFKSEAYSRRHHSSSHDFFRWFCDHSFAGSSRIAEIISEDLWPNPLRYYPREEGTTGTEEPSPKSPSSFQDEGLTIKVHGATDVPFKVH; encoded by the exons ATGGGGACGAGCGGCCTGGGCGTGGCTTGCAGCTCCTTTCTGCCGCCTGGTCACGCGTGCCTGGTGGCCAAAGGTCCTGCGCATGCGTTTCAGGCCTCGTCACCGCAGAGGCTCCAGGGAACGATTCAGTCCGCAGCGAAGCGTGACTGCGGTCGCTGGTGCTGCGTTCTCTGCCGCCCGCGTGCCGAGCTTCCAACTGCCACACCGTCGCCGCTGCCCCAGCTCAGAGCCAGGTCCGCATGGGCA GGAGAGTTGGCGGGGATCATGCAGGTGTTTTGGCTGCCTGTGGAGGACATCATGGAAGAGATGGAGGtggtgatggaggaggaggagcaggaacaGCAGGAGGAGCAGATGCTG GAAGAGCCAGGGCCGTCCCCGAAGAGCGCCCCGTCCCCGCTGGAGGCGCTGGAGGCCGTGCAGTTAGAGCTGGAGCCTCTGAATAGGGAATGCAGCCGAGCCTGCGCTCGTCTCAATCTCAGAACACTTGGGAGGCGGAAGACCTATCTAGAACACAGAAGCACCATCATCCagagcatccctggcttctgggTCAAAGTT TTTGTGAACCACCCCCAGATGTCGGCCACGATGGGTGACCTAGATAAAGACATGCTTAGCTACATGACCAACTTGAAG GTGGAGAAACTCAGATATCCCAGTGATTGCTGCAAGATCGTGTTGTTTTTCCGGAACAACCGCTATTTCCAGAATGAAGTGGTTGTTAAGGAGTATCTCATTAACGTCACTG GATACATGGCAGCTCATTCCACTCGAATTCAGTGGCACCGGCATTTTAAAAGTGAGGCGTATAGCCGCAGGCACCACAGCAGCAGCCATGACTTCTTCAGGTGGTTCTGTGACCACAGCTTTGCAGGATCTAGCAGGATTGCTGAG ATCATCAGCGAGGACCTGTGGCCCAATCCCCTGCGCTACTACCCCAGGGAGGAAGGCACCACCGGGACAG AAGAGCCTTCTCCCAAAAGCCCCAGCTCTTTCCAGGACGAGGGGTTGACAATCAAAGTTCACGGAGCCACGGATGTCCCCTTCAAAGTGCACTGA